A segment of the Ignavibacteriales bacterium genome:
TAGCGGGTGCTTCTGCAGCGGCTTCTCTTGCGGAGCTCGGTTACAATGTGATATCGATGTGTTATCACGAATCTCCAAGGCGGGCGCATAGTATCGCGGCACAGGGCGGCATCAATGCGCCTAAAAATTATAAGAACGACGGCGATAGCATTTGGCGATTGTTCTATGACACGGTAAAGGGCGGTGATTATCGCGCACGTGAAGCAAATGTTTACCGGCTGGCGCAAGTAAGTGGTAACATTATTGATCAATGTGTTGCGCAGGGAGTGCCGTTCGGCCGCGAGTACGGCGGATTATTGGATAACCGATCTTTTGGCGGAGCTCAGGTCTCCCGAACATTTTACGCTCGCGGACAAACCGGACAGCAACTTTTATTGGGTGCGTACAGCGCATTATCGAGACAGATAAAGAAAGGGAGTGTGAAATTTTACGGTCGGCGCGAAATGCTTGACTTGATTAAAATTGATGGTCAAGCCCGCGGAGTGATTGCACGCAATTTAGAGACAGGCGTCCTTGAACCATTCATAGCAGACGCAGTAATACTTGCTACCGGCGGATACGGAAATGTTTTTTATCTTGCCACGCTTGCAAAATATTCTAATGGCACTGCCATCTGGAAAGCGCACAAAAAAGGGGCGTTCTTCGGTAATCCGTGCTTTACTCAGATTCATCCAACATGCATTCCACTATCCAGCGATTATCAATCTAAACTTACTCTTATGAGCGAAAGCTTAAGGAATGATGGACGCATCTGGGTTCCCAAGAAACAGGGTGATAAACGAAATCCAAAAGATATTCCTGAAGCTGAAAGAGATTACTACTTAGAAAGGATGTACCCGTCGTTTGGAAACCTGGTTCCTCGCGACGTTGCATCGCGACGCGCGAAAGAAATGTGCGATAAAAGATTCGGAGTCGGCTCAACCGGTCTTGCAGTCTATCTAGATTTTGCTGATGCAATAAAAAGAAACGGTAAAGCATGGGTAGAGGAGAAGTATGGTAATCTGTTCGATATGTATCATGAGATTACTGCGGAAAACGCTTACGAAACACCGATGAGAATTTATCCCGCAGTCCATTACACGATGGGTGGCCTCTGGGTTGATTATAATTTAATGACAACAATTCCCGGTTTATATACTATCGGGGAAGCTAATTTTTCAGATCATGGCGCAAACCGCCTTGGTGCAAGCGCATTAATGCAAGGACTTGCCGACGGATATTTTGTTATTCCATACACAATCGGCGATTATCTGGCTTCAACAAAATTTCCTTCCGTGAAAAATGATCATCCTGAATTCAAAGAGAGTGAAAAGAGTATTAACGAGACGATCAAACGCCTTCTATCGATCAAGGGAAAGCAAACAGTAGACGAATTACACAAGCGGTTAGGTAAAGTTATGTATGATTATTGCGGGATGGCCCGTAATGAAGCAGGTTTGAAAAAAGCGCTTGAAATAATCCCCCAGCTTCGCGATGAGTTTTACAAAGA
Coding sequences within it:
- a CDS encoding fumarate reductase/succinate dehydrogenase flavoprotein subunit; the protein is MSILNSKIPEGPIQQKWDNHKFNMKLVNAANKRKYSVIVVGTGLAGASAAASLAELGYNVISMCYHESPRRAHSIAAQGGINAPKNYKNDGDSIWRLFYDTVKGGDYRAREANVYRLAQVSGNIIDQCVAQGVPFGREYGGLLDNRSFGGAQVSRTFYARGQTGQQLLLGAYSALSRQIKKGSVKFYGRREMLDLIKIDGQARGVIARNLETGVLEPFIADAVILATGGYGNVFYLATLAKYSNGTAIWKAHKKGAFFGNPCFTQIHPTCIPLSSDYQSKLTLMSESLRNDGRIWVPKKQGDKRNPKDIPEAERDYYLERMYPSFGNLVPRDVASRRAKEMCDKRFGVGSTGLAVYLDFADAIKRNGKAWVEEKYGNLFDMYHEITAENAYETPMRIYPAVHYTMGGLWVDYNLMTTIPGLYTIGEANFSDHGANRLGASALMQGLADGYFVIPYTIGDYLASTKFPSVKNDHPEFKESEKSINETIKRLLSIKGKQTVDELHKRLGKVMYDYCGMARNEAGLKKALEIIPQLRDEFYKDVMVPGSADNFNPELEKAIRAADYFEIAELMVTDALHREESCGGHLREEYQTEDGEAKRNDEKFSYVAAWEYKGNGMKWDLHKEPLTFENVKQATRSYK